DNA from Solanum stenotomum isolate F172 chromosome 3, ASM1918654v1, whole genome shotgun sequence:
TTTGCCTCCTAGGAAAGAACCCATAGGTTGCAAATGAATCTACAAAATTAAGTATAAATCAATAGGAGAGGTAGAAAGGATAAAGGTAAGTCTTGTTGCTAAGGAGTACAGTCAGAAGGAAGGTATTGACTACAGAGAAACATTCTCACATGTTGTTAAAATGAAATCAGTGAGAAATTGCTCTATCCACTGCAACACAAAATCAGTGGCATATACAACAAATGGatattttcaatgtttttctacAAGGTAATTTGGTTGATGAGATTTATTTACAACTGCCTCATACTAGTCAGGGGGGATAAACATGCAGTCTATAGACTAGTTAAATCCTTATATGGCTTAAAACAAGCTCCTAGtaaataaaatgtcaagttgACTGAAGCACTGTTAAGGTTTGGTTTTAAGCAAATTGATTATGATCACTCCTTGTTTATATAGAAAACATCTAACAGCACATCCATGGTTCTTATTTTTGTGGATGATATGCTAATTACTGGGGACGGTGTGGAAACAATTGAGGAAACCAAAGGGAAGTTGAAACAAACCTTAGAATGAAGGAATTGTGATGCACCAAAGGAAATACACTTTATAGGTCATACCTGAAGTTGGACTTGGAGGTGCTAAACCTGCTGcaacataattaaaaatcaatGTCAAGTTGACCACAAAGCAGTTTGATGAACACACTAAGACATCAGGCAAAGATCCACCAACTTTTGTAGGATTTTCTTGCATCTTACTATTTTTCTTGTTCAACCAAGTTCCATAACTATATAATTAGGAACATCTGGTCCAAGGAAAAAGAGGAAAGAAATAAGATGTTTGaacaagtaatatatattactaaaatcACAATGATATATGCTTAACCCAACACTTACCTTTCATTTTCATTAGAGCTTTACAGATTCCTTTACTAAGTTCAAGTTTGACCCTATACAATTTATAACATGTGGTTCATGTTTGTTTACACCCAAATAAACATTTCATGGAATactgttggaatgtatgcgtccacctATGtagatgggaccaggtcctcaacACAGTTACAGTAATAAATAGTAAAGAACAaatactgaaagtaaagatttacaatcaactttacgtggaaacctcttTGCTCAGAGGGAGTAAAATCACAACCTGTTCTCAacaggacttttcaaactgcttCCGCTAATTttctccaagcaaaagtaaaagccaatttacaaaatgagattagcctgctaatctccacactaagcaatacctcctatCACTTAGCTGATCcagagcagatacaacactgcccactatactaatcctaaccaattaatatagactttatTGTAAGAAACTAAGTTACCTTAACCTAGTTCTTACATTGATCTACACAAGATTGAAACGTTTCTTTCACAAgtgaaacgaatcctacaatATAAGAACTATTACAAGTAAACAAAATTACAGTTAGTACATAAAGCAATAGAAACACTTCTATTAGGTTCCTTAttgttttgaagtttgaaagtatctctttttgaatgaatgaataatttgttgtttgtgttTGTGAATATATTAGTCATGAAGAATTATTACCCAATGTACAAACACCCTCGTCTCTTCTGATTGGTGGAGTACTCTGCAACTCCACCAACTTCCTGACACAGACAACTTTTACAACTGTACAACATAATGACACTGGACGAGCATACTCtacagaggaccaggtccctacacttgtgaggagatcatcaaaacatctaggaGCGTTAGCACTTATCATTTTCctcctttttgatgatgacaaataATCTACATAGAGCCTCACGTGAGTGTAAAGATATTCATTCAAATACACAACAAATTCCAACTTTGTTCAGTGTACTAGTAACAACAATGTCCCCCCTTAGTTAAATGCCTATAATTCCATAGCTAACCTTTACAACAAAACTTCCCTCTTTTGACATCATTGAAAAGGTGAAGCAGTAAACATATTCAAGTTAAATGCAAGGCAATAAAGAATTCAGGGCCTTGAGCCATACAAAACATGTGTATGTAAAAGCATAAAGAGAATATTAAGCCTCTACTGACCACTGTAGTCAGTCAAAACAACACAAAGCCACAAGAGTTTTAATCaggattgaagaacaaagagGGAAACTAGGGAAACAAGACACTTTTAGGATGGAGAGGGAAAGGGATTGAAGGTTCTCATAAACAGAGACAGACGCTCATTTGCGTCCTCATGAGCCTTGATATGCTACCTGTTGAGAGACTTAACTTCCTCACAGAGTGAGGCATTTGTCTTCAGAAACCTTTCATTTTCATCCCTCAACTTTTGCAACACCTGCTTATTTCCATCACTGGTACCAGGTCCCCTCGAAACAACCTTCTGTAATTTAGACTTCAGTGTACCGATTTCAATCTCCTTGTTATTCAGAATCTCAGTAAGATCAGTCACTTCCCCTTTAAGAGCAGCCTGCTGCTTTAGAGCATCTGCCACTTGAGATCTGCCCCTAGTTTTTCCTTCAACACACTCACATTCCAACAGGGTAGCAACAGTGAATATCTGCTTGGTGGTACTAGGTACTCCTCTTCCCAAAGGTACTTCAAAGTGGTTAAAGACAAAATTCAGTAGATATCCATACGGAATGCCATGCTTGGTTTTTTTCTATGTCATTACTCTGTGCATGTGCTCTAACATGATAGTAGAGAGGTTTATTTCTTCAAGATCAACCAACTTTTCCATGAGAAATAAGTCAGCAGCAGACACAACTGCTCATTTTTTCGTCCTAGGCACCAACATTTTGTTGATGAACTCAAACACCAACTGATATGCCCCTTTGAGAAACTTCTTAGGTAGCCCTGCACGTTTAACCTCTCATTGTTTTATGGCTAGCTTGGAGAATTCCTCAGTTAGTTTGCAGCCTTCAATGGTTCGAATTCCTGCTACATGCACCCCCAGAATAATCCCTAGAGTTTCTTCATCCAAACATATCTCAACGTCCCTGACAGTGGTTGTAATTCCCCCTCCTTCCAGCAGTTCCATTTTGTAGAAAAACTCACGCACTTCAGGTTCGTGCAAATACAGAGCAGGTGGTTCAAAAAGATGATTCCATCATTGAATGGTGACAGCATCAAACAAGGTTTCCATACCAAATTTGGTTATAATGTCAGTGTCAAAGACTGCCATTCAAAACCCTTTGGTGCTCCATTTTCTCTATTCTCTCCTCCCTCGTCATCTCCTCTTCTTTACTTTGATTTTGAACCCTAGGATGAGGTCCCTTTATGGGTTGTTCATCCACATGCTTTTTCACTCGCCTCCCGTTTACATGAGATTTCTGTGTTGTCACTTTCTCCCTTTTTGAAGGAGATTTCCTTGCCCTTTTCTGAGTTCCTTTTGATTTCAACCTTTCCTCCTCAGCGTCCCTCTTTCATTTTGCCACATACCTAGTGATGTCCTCACTATCTTCAATAGGTACATGAGTTGATGTGGGTTCTACAACCAATAatcctttttgtctttttttccttattctCTCAGTTTGAGTAGTATTTGCCTCCATAACACTTCCCAGAACCTTTTGCGTAGCACTTCTTGTCCCAtacctttcttttcttttcacccTTTAGGTGAGCCTTGATCAGTTTTccctttccctttctttttctctcctcTGTACTATCGGCACGTTTTGCAGTGGAGGCATCCTCAGGCACACCTTTGATAGTTTCCAAATCATGTGCAGTAATTTGAGAGGAGTTTGCTCCTCGCACACCTTTAATTCACCAATTTAATTCGGCCTCTTATTCTTTCTCTTCCTCATCATTCTCAACACCGAAGGATCTAGGAGTTTGGTAAAAAACAGGTTGAATTTTGTGAGAGACCTGATCTGGCTACTCCAGTTCATGTTCTAGAAGAGTGGGTTCAATCTCTCCTCTTAATGAGGCCAAGCTTTGAACGGCCACCAGTTCTGTCCCAGCGGCAAGAATACAAGACTCAAGACCCTTCCCTTCAGACAAGTCACCTTCAAATAGTCTTTCAGATATGGTAAATGACACTGCCAAAGACAAAACTTCCATTTCCTCAGAGATAAGTTCAGCATCAGGTTTTGCCATGGATTGCGCCTCTGAGTTTTGAGATTTTTCACCAGATAGCACTAGGGTGGGGGACAGAGCAAGGCCTCATCAGAAGGAAGAATAGGGGAGGCTACGACTACAGTCTGAGGAGTGATAGATTCAGCCATTTCAACAACCNNNNNNNNNNNNNNNNNNNNNNNNNNNNNNNNNNNNNNNNNNNNNNNNNNNNNNNNNNNNNNNNNNNNNNNNNNNNNNNNNNNNNNNNNNNNNNNNNNNNTTGTCTACCCTTGAAACCTCTACCTTGTAGATTCAGATTACTTGCTTGTAGTGCTAAGGATTCCATTTTTTCAGCTGTTTTAGCAGCTATGTTAGCTGCAGTTACTTGTTGGCTCTCATCTTGGATTATCATGGCATATGCCTGCCCTAAAGATGGAGTAATTGACTTCATGAGGATTTGTCTCCTGGCTTGATCATAGGATTCATTCAAGCCACTAAGAAAATGGAGCAATCTCTGTTGACTCAAATGTTCAATGTAATCCTTTGATTTCTCACAACCACAACTTGGTGATGGAactaacacatcatattcactCCATAGTTCCTTTAATTTCGAGAAATAAGTTGATACAGAATTAGTACCTTGCATCAGTGTAGTGTTTTCCCTGTGTAATTGCCAGATCCTCACCCTATTCACCTTGTCAAAGCTTTCCTTCAAATCTTCCCATACTAGATATGCATCTGAAGCATAGACAATTCCATTTAGAAGATCTGCAGATACTGTGTTCATGAGCCACGATAAAACGATCGCATTGCATGTTTCCCATTGATCATGCAATTGAGCACCAACTGAAGCTTTTGTGCAAGTGCCAAGCACAAATCCCAGCTTCCTCTTTCCTAAAAGTGCAATTCTCATCGATCTACTCCATAAACCATAGTTTTCAGATCCAGTAAGCTTTACCGGAATGAGGACAGATCCTGGAGTATCTGATTGACCTAAAAACAGAGGATGAGAAGCACCAATCTTCACTGCCGTCATTGAAACTGCAAAAGATCAATTGAAACGTAATGTGTATGAATGAAGCACACAATGAATCAGATCTactgctctaataccatgtgaAAATATGAACTATCAACTTAGCTCAAGCTGTTCATCAATGGAGATCTATATTCTAGAGAGAATTACAGAAGAGTACATTTGAAAATGTAAATTATATTGATCTGAAAAAGAAACGTTATGtgtacaatatatatataaaggaaaaaatgttGAACTAATTTCCTAACTAACTACTTTTACAGCTGGACAATTAACCACAATTCTAACTAACTGTAACAATATTAACAACCCAAAATGCCATGTGCCAATACATACtcaatgtatttttattttttaaaattataaagcTTTATTTAAAACAACATTTAAGTAATTCAATTAGTCATTCTTCTAATTTGACTAATAGTGAGAACATAATAATGTAGAATGAAcgtttataactcaattttaggaaagtaaagtttttatgaaaaaaatatcgAGTTGCATAGGGTATGAATATCTTGATTAATCCTTAAAGAATATGTGAATTATTtgataaaatggaaaaaaattaaagaactaAAAATGAACTCACTAAATTGACTATTAGAATAAGAAGTGATATCACGTATAATCATGACATATGTTAATATATATAGGTTTCCTCAATGTGTCATTAGGAAAACTCAACATTATTATCACTAAAGATAAAAACGaaacttcaaataaaatacagataatttaaaaataaaacaatttataTAACTCAACATGTATAATACTACCAGTGTTATGTAagcaaaaatcacattttttataattaagtgcatttttttaattaacttttagATTGTTCTAATTAactcttactttctttttttttacatcgGGTCACTTATGATTATTAGTAATTTGACTGTGATTATTCATAACCCATCTAATAACCTATTACCAAGTATTTGAGCCTCATTGTATTGATTAATTAGTATCCAGACTATGATTACCATATTTATATGCCTTGTTATAACCGTTTAACAATTTGATTATACCATTCGTAGCGAactattttaaggaaaaattacttaaatacacaacattTCTTTAcctattttcaatatttccctactcttttactaagatacaaaaatcccttattttcccccaattcaacttaaccggatactttattagtttaagtatccgcctgttattaattaaagtatccgcgctgctatattatgcatctgccc
Protein-coding regions in this window:
- the LOC125858857 gene encoding uncharacterized protein LOC125858857 gives rise to the protein MTAVKIGASHPLFLGQSDTPGSVLIPVKLTGSENYGLWSRSMRIALLGKRKLGFVLGTCTKASVGAQLHDQWETCNAIVLSWLMNTVSADLLNGIVYASDAYLVWEDLKESFDKVNRVRIWQLHRENTTLMQGTNSVSTYFSKLKELWSEYDVLVPSPSCGCEKSKDYIEHLSQQRLLHFLSGLNESYDQARRQILMKSITPSLGQAYAMIIQDESQQVTAANIAAKTAEKMESLALQASNLNLQVLSGEKSQNSEAQSMAKPDAELISEEMEVLSLAVSFTISERLFEGDLSEGKGLESCILAAGTELVAVQSLASLRGEIEPTLLEHELE